The DNA segment CGATCCGGGATGTGGCAAGATCCCTTTTTCCTGCTGTATCAATTGCCGCCCCGGCGCTGACTACGGCAAGCTTGATAAAATCATCCGCCCGCCTCAATTCCCGGACCAGAGAAACCGGCGCCTCAAGACTGCTCAACAGGAGTTTATTTGCCGCGGTCACCGCAACTCTTGTACTCATCCCGCCGCCTCCAGGATCAATACAGCATTACCGCCGCCAAAGGCCAGGGATTGGGAAGCGCCGATGAAGCCGTTGAGATGAGTTGTCTGATCCTGAGTCAGAGGCTTTACCCGAAACGCCGGGTCCACACCTGCACAACCTATAGTTCCGGGCGTTGATCCCTCGCGCAGCGCCATAAGCGTTAGAATCGCCTCAATGCCGCCTGCCGCGCCCAGGGTATGACCGGTAATTCCTTTGGTGGAAACTATTGCAACTTGCTGAGGATCGGGAAGTATTTCGGCAAGGGCGGCGGTTTCGGCAATATCATTTGCTTTGGTGCCGGTGCCGTGGGCATTGACCAGAATAATTTGATCTGCATGGATTCCGGCATCACGCACGGCAATGGAAAATGCGCTTTTCAACCCGCGTCCTTCAGGGTGCGGCGCGGTTGGATGCCAGGCATCGGAGGCGGCGCCATATCCCCTGACCCATCCTGAAATTTCAGCACTCCTGCCTGTAGCGCTTTCCCCGGATTCAAGGATGACAACACCCGCGCCCTCGCCGAGATTCAAACCTTTGCGGTCCTCGCTGAAGGGCCGGCAGGTCCGGGTATCGCTTAAGAGCAGGCTGGCAAAGCCGTTATACGCCACCCGGGACAAT comes from the Pseudomonadota bacterium genome and includes:
- a CDS encoding beta-ketoacyl-[acyl-carrier-protein] synthase family protein, producing MVNTGRSDSAEKSSSAITGMGCVCAAGNNVGEVWASLKKGRVNCQHPPSWLFSTILDFPVFSGPRQSIQPAARDYLHSYLPEFQAELVSRTVLLALSAAVEGLGQAGLDISYLRGKTVGIALGTTVGCTFHNETYYSAWRKGLAPDLAPVRYFLDGNIAAALHRILGTSGPSAVVTNACASGTDAIGLAKDWIAGGQCDIAIAGGADELSRVAYNGFASLLLSDTRTCRPFSEDRKGLNLGEGAGVVILESGESATGRSAEISGWVRGYGAASDAWHPTAPHPEGRGLKSAFSIAVRDAGIHADQIILVNAHGTGTKANDIAETAALAEILPDPQQVAIVSTKGITGHTLGAAGGIEAILTLMALREGSTPGTIGCAGVDPAFRVKPLTQDQTTHLNGFIGASQSLAFGGGNAVLILEAAG